A region of Plasmodium falciparum 3D7 genome assembly, chromosome: 12 DNA encodes the following proteins:
- a CDS encoding pre-mRNA-splicing factor CWC26, putative, with product MEEYLRNKYMKKNIKKGKEKKKGNIKIYDCEEEEEDINENDIYKHKKKKNMDQYDQIYYREEFDNYVESDENVSDVPITITDTNTMNVIEISNKNKKKILDSLQSGHIIQTSYDKKKKKKKSKKRESDSDMSICRNKHNDKSDSDMSICRNTKNNKNEKKTHSGSSSYTISTSRESNNSDVKLTHKPSNKHEFILRKGKYNSDEEEDKKSSYSKDSESKKNQKTIYRDKSGKIISREKWIEEQKKEMKYKHGKYKDKKKKQEEEKKRKLEWDGGLVQKDIRQKNIEENEKLIKKKNIINYEFDSDYDIELKMKKRKDDPMNIYLEAKEENQENKKLTCRYQSPYNRFNIQAGYRWDGVIRGNGFEERRLEAQKMKEQENKLTYINNTADL from the coding sequence ATGGAAGAATATTTaagaaacaaatatatgaaaaaaaatataaaaaaaggcaaagaaaagaaaaaaggaaatataaaaatttatgattgtgaagaagaagaagaagacataaatgaaaatgatatatataaacataaaaaaaaaaaaaatatggatcAATAtgatcaaatatattatagagAAGAATTCGATAATTATGTAGAATCAGATGAAAACGTTTCAGATGTTCCAATTACCATAACAGACACAAATACTATGAATGTTATAGAGAtatctaataaaaataaaaaaaaaattttagatTCCTTACAAAGTGGTCATATAATACAAACTTcatatgataaaaagaagaaaaaaaaaaaaagtaaaaaaaggGAGAGCGATTCTGATATGTCCATTTGTAGGAATAAACATAATGATAAGAGCGATTCTGATATGTCCATTTGTAggaatacaaaaaataataaaaatgaaaagaaaactCACTCAGGTTCTTCATCATATACCATTTCGACTTCAAGGGAAAGTAATAATTCTGATGTAAAATTAACACACAAACCTTCAAATAAACATGAATTCATACTACGTAAGGGAAAATATAATagtgatgaagaagaagataaGAAATCTTCTTATTCTAAAgatagtgaaagtaagaaaAATCAGAAAACAATTTACAGAGATAAAAGCGGTAAAATAATATCAAGAGAAAAATGGAttgaagaacaaaaaaaagaaatgaaatataaacatggaaaatataaagataaaaaaaaaaaacaagaagaagaaaaaaaaagaaagttaGAATGGGATGGTGGATTAGTACAAAAAGATATAAGACAAAAAAATAtcgaagaaaatgaaaaattaattaagaagaaaaatattataaattatgaatTTGATTCTGATTATGATAtagaattaaaaatgaaaaaaagaaaagatgatcccatgaatatttatttagaAGCAAAGGAAGAAAAtcaagaaaacaaaaaactCACATGTCGTTATCAATCACCTTACAATCGTTTTAATATTCAAGCTGGTTATAGATGGGATGGTGTTATAAGAGGTAATGGATTTGAAGAAAGAAGATTAGAAGcacaaaaaatgaaagagcaagaaaataaattaacctacataaataatacagCAGATTTGTGA
- a CDS encoding signal recognition particle receptor subunit beta, putative encodes MDILNKIIKDIIYKIKIYHVKYGIHLNDFHNLLFVITLLFGLVFLLYLLLILFNIFFKKSKANNVVLLLGPCDSGKTTFLFKLKTDKLCRTVPSMKENIAFIFLKNKKKQKCIRFVDFPGHPKLSYSLNKYFNITNVIVYMIDSSDRQSLKFVAEKLFELFTNKVIVKKKIPFIIVCNKTDLCNSRPKQVIKEDLEREIEILKMSKYNNLDDDCIDETECFLGANSEFFRFEKAPCHIELCSASVKNNNVDEIIEFVEKHY; translated from the exons atggatatattaaataaaataataaaggatataatatataagataaaaatatatcatgtaAAATATGGAATACATTTGAACGATTTTCACAACTTGTTATTTGTGATAACACTATTATTTGGCTTagtatttttgttatatcttttattaatattgttcaatatattttttaaaaaatccaAGGCAAATAatgttgtattattattaggaCCATGTGATAGTGGGAAGACCACATTTTTATTCAAATTAAAAACTGATAAGTTGTGTAGAACCGTCCCCTCtatgaaagaaaatattgcatttatatttttaaaaaataagaagaaaCAAAAGTGTATACGTTTTGTTGATTTCCCAGGACATCCTAAACTTTCATATTcactaaataaatattttaatataacaaatgttATCGTTTATATGATAGACAGTTCAGATAGACAGTCTCTTAAATTTGTAGCAGA aaAATTATTTGAGCTGTTTACCAACAAAGTAAttgtaaagaaaaaaattccCTTCATTATTGTTTGTAATAAAACCGATTTGTGTAATTCAAGACCAAAGCAAGTTATAAAAGAAGATTTGGAAAgagaaat tgaaattttaaaaatgtcaaaatataataacctAGATGACGATTGTATTGATGAAACTGAATGTTTCCTTGGAGCAAACTCAGAATTTTTTAGATTTGAAAAAGCTCCTTGCCATATt gaATTGTGTAGTGCTTCTGTgaagaataataatgtagACGAAATAATAGAATTTGTAGAAaaacattattaa
- a CDS encoding RAC-beta serine/threonine protein kinase, translated as MNHINFFKCFSERNREKNNIPSYTSDSTQQQKKKKDYKKYFNFLITKKNKRETHKSTNGEEDYEHILYKNKTNVNIKEDNLKKDFDEYKEKKVNINGNVNNKKYSDKTTHINSVMTLEKNMILNNDNNTLNNNKKKKKKKKKKKKKSYSVEGTKLLKIKEYKKRKFFKIHFFLNRKNKNNDKREDPSKNIHDKRDISLEKNIINYNKYDMQFSFESVASNNINNNTHFKKDKKIINLKKYNNAHRDLYKNNYTNVFLCKKSFSDDEYKNKNIINNDSPCKFQKQNYDSKSKQGIYKANYRRFRDSCRQKLDLYKIHNRRNDVLFYGKGALKEIKKSMFDENKENAFYKDNMANCALNNMDNKNRMENECLYKYDEKEEIGKKRLRNSMSLSYERKKRIRPESFNYLKVIGEGSYGKVMLVKHVQNKKLYAMKILRKENILSRNQLEHTKVERNILKCVSHPFIVKMYYAFQTKQKLYFILEYCPGGELFFHLSKLREFSEETAKFYSSEIILALEYLHDLNIIYRDLKPENVLLDELGHIRLTDFGLSKEGITETNLTKSLCGTPEYLAPEIIEQKGHGKAVDWWSLGIMLYEMLTGELPFNNTNRNVLFESIKYQKLNYPKNLSPKAVDLLTKLFEKNPKKRLGSGGTDAQEIKKHPFFKNINWNDVLYKKVKPPFKPKLFNQLDLQNFDKQFLNMPLKYSDQHENTNITFADPKNFVVQDFNYNYYEFSGQQK; from the exons atgAATCATATAAACTTTTTCAAATGTTTTTCTGAACGCAATCgagagaaaaataatatcccGTCCTACACGTCCGACTCTACACAacaacagaaaaaaaaaaaagactataaaaaatatttcaactttttaataacaaaaaagaataaaagagAAACTCATAAAAGCACAAATGGCGAAGAAGATTATGaacacattttatataagaataaaacgaatgttaatattaaagaagataatttaaaaaaagattttGATGAGTATAAAGAAAAGaaggtaaatataaatggaaatgtgaataataaaaaatatagtgACAAGactacacatataaatagtGTTATGACCCtcgaaaaaaatatgatactaaataatgataataataccctaaataataataaaaaaaaaaaaaagaaaaaaaaaaaaaaaaaaaaaaaaagttatagTGTTGAAGGTaccaaattattaaaaatcaaagaatataaaaaaaggaaattttttaaaattcatttttttttaaatagaaaaaataaaaataatgacaaaAGGGAAGATCCatctaaaaatatacatgatAAAAGAGATATTtctttagaaaaaaatataataaattataataaatatgatatgcAATTTTCATTCGAATCAGTTGCAAgtaacaatattaataacaacacacattttaaaaaagataaaaaaataattaatttaaaaaaatataataacgcCCATAgagatttatataaaaacaattataCTAACGTATTCTTATGTAAGAAAAGTTTTTCTgatgatgaatataaaaacaaaaatattataaataatgattctCCTTGTAAATTTCAAAAGCAAAATTATGATAGTAAATCCAAAcaaggaatatataaagcAAACTATCGTAGGTTCAGAGATAGTTGTAGGCAAAAGTTGGatctatataaaatacaCAATAGAag AAATGATGTTCTTTTTTACGGGAAAGGAGCTTtgaaagaaataaagaagaGCATGTTTGATGAAAACAAAGAAAATGCTTTTTATAAAGACAATATGGCTAATTGCGCTCTcaataatatggataataaaaatagaatgGAAAATGAATgtctatataaatatgatgaaaaagaagaaataggAAAAAAGAGACTACGTAACTCTATGTCCTTATCATatgaaaggaaaaaaagaataagacCTGAAAGTTTTAACTACCTTAAAGTTATAGGAGAAGGATCATATGGAAAAGTAATGCTAGTAAAACatgttcaaaataaaaaattatatgcaatgaaaattttaagaaaagaaaatatattatcaagaAATCAACTAGAACACACTAAAGTAGAAAGAAATATACTGAAATGTGTTTCTCATCCTTTCATtgtaaaaatgtattatgcTTTTCAAACTAAAcagaaattatattttatattagaaTATTGTCCCGGTGGAGAactattttttcatttatctAAATTAAGAGAATTTTCTGAAGAAACAGCAAAATTTTATTCTTCTGAAATTATATTAGCTCTTGAATATTTACatgatttaaatattatttatagagACCTTAAACCagaaaatgtattattagaTGAATTAGGACATATAAGATTAACAGACTTTGGTTTATCAAAAGAAGGTATTACAGAAACCAATTTAACTAAATCATTATGCGGAACTCCAGAATATTTAGCTCCAGAAATAATTGAACAAAAGGGACATGGAAAAGCTGTTGACTGGTGGAGCTTAGgtattatgttatatgaaATGTTAACAGGAGAATTACCTTTTAATAATACGAACAGAAATGTTTTATTCGAAAGTATTAAATATCAAAAACTAAATTATCCAAAAAATTTATCACCAAAAGCTGTAGACttattaacaaaattatttgaaaaaaatccAAAGAAAAGATTAGGCTCAGGGGGAACGGATGCACAAGAAATCAAAAAACATCcattctttaaaaatattaattggAATGATgttctatataaaaaagtcAAACCTCCTTTCAAACCAAAGTTATTCAATCAATTAGATTTGCAAAATTTTGATAAACAATTCTTAAATATGCCTCTAAAATATTCAGATCAGCATGAAAATACTAATATTACATTTGCTGATCCAAAAAATTTTGTTGTTCAGGATTTTAATTACAACTATTATGAATTTTCAGGTcaacaaaaatga
- a CDS encoding F-box only protein 9 homolog, putative encodes MNEKNNQNSDKFIKNNNSNKEKAKKLFMQALNHESDENFLKATKFYQEAVKLYPNILNTYINDNQETCSEKIDEREEVEQPEENSYLINILSKNFYTIIKFLDFYSMHRFLFLCKSISSLISLENEYKRLCYINLINCKEKCKLYGNSYKRLLLEYPRLRFDGVYISCVTYIRSLKDIGNIHLDPKDRDRVIYNPCVVTYFRYLLFLNESNKVLIARSELNKKDVIEAFRITYRKVQNWDLSLKCDELIKHLIKFHNECENNLVKMIRIGEYNYNPNEKIIEIQYPELLNDPFKYKNIIKLRLQNYLGGNNNMLKWVSFKIVSKIKMDYSEDTLNIKNKQYKSFYFFNLKFLSHLFITKLSEN; translated from the exons AtgaatgaaaagaataatcaaaatagtgataagtttataaaaaataataattcaaacAAAGAAAAAGCGAAAAAATTGTTTATGCAAGCTTTAAATCATGAAAGTGATGAAAACTTTTTAAAAGCAACAAAATTTTATCAAGAAGCTGTAAAATTATATCCAAATATAttgaatacatatataaacgATAATCAGGAAACATG tTCTGAAAAAATTGATGAACGTGAGGAAGTGGAACAACCCGAAGAAAACAGTTACTTAATAAATATCCTGTccaaaaatttttatacaataataaaatttttagaCTTTTATTCCATGCATAg ATTTCTATTCTTATGTAAGAGCATTTCATCATTAATATCTCTTGAAAATGAATACAAAcgattatgttatataaatttaataaattgtaaagaaaaatgtaaattataTGGAAACTCATACAAAAG GTTATTGTTAGAATATCCACGCTTACGTTTTGACGGTGTTTATATTAGTTGTGTTACTTATATTAGAT cTTTAAAGGACATAGGAAATATTCATTTAGATCCAAAAGATAGGGATCGTGTTATTTATAACCCATGTGTTGTTACATACTTTCGATATTTACTATTTTTGAATGAATCGAATAAGGTTCTTATAGCGAGATCAGAGTTAAATAAGAAGGATGTGATAGAAGCTTTTCGAATAACATATCGTAAAGTGCAGAATTGGGATTTATCATTAAAATGTGATGAATTGATTAaacatttaattaaatttcaTAATGAGTGTGAAAATAATTTAGTTAAGATGATAAGAATAGgagaatataattataatccgaatgaaaaaattatcgAAATACAATATCCTGAATTATTGAATGAcccttttaaatataaaaatattattaaattacgtctacaaaattatttgggtggcaataataatatgttgaAATGGGTATCTTTTAAAATTGTCTCCAAAATTAAAATGGATTACTCAGAAGATACCttgaatattaaaaataagcaGTACAA gtcattttatttttttaacttaaaatttttatctcATTTATTCATAACAAAATTGTCAGAAAATTAA
- a CDS encoding F-box only protein 9 homolog, putative, with protein MNEKNNQNSDKFIKNNNSNKEKAKKLFMQALNHESDENFLKATKFYQEAVKLYPNILNTYINDNQETCSEKIDEREEVEQPEENSYLINILSKNFYTIIKFLDFYSMHRFLFLCKSISSLISLENEYKRLCYINLINCKEKCKLYGNSYKRFNELLLLEYPRLRFDGVYISCVTYIRSLKDIGNIHLDPKDRDRVIYNPCVVTYFRYLLFLNESNKVLIARSELNKKDVIEAFRITYRKVQNWDLSLKCDELIKHLIKFHNECENNLVKMIRIGEYNYNPNEKIIEIQYPELLNDPFKYKNIIKLRLQNYLGGNNNMLKWVSFKIVSKIKMDYSEDTLNIKNKQYKSFYFFNLKFLSHLFITKLSEN; from the exons AtgaatgaaaagaataatcaaaatagtgataagtttataaaaaataataattcaaacAAAGAAAAAGCGAAAAAATTGTTTATGCAAGCTTTAAATCATGAAAGTGATGAAAACTTTTTAAAAGCAACAAAATTTTATCAAGAAGCTGTAAAATTATATCCAAATATAttgaatacatatataaacgATAATCAGGAAACATG tTCTGAAAAAATTGATGAACGTGAGGAAGTGGAACAACCCGAAGAAAACAGTTACTTAATAAATATCCTGTccaaaaatttttatacaataataaaatttttagaCTTTTATTCCATGCATAg ATTTCTATTCTTATGTAAGAGCATTTCATCATTAATATCTCTTGAAAATGAATACAAAcgattatgttatataaatttaataaattgtaaagaaaaatgtaaattataTGGAAACTCATACAAAAGGTTTAATgaatt GTTATTGTTAGAATATCCACGCTTACGTTTTGACGGTGTTTATATTAGTTGTGTTACTTATATTAGAT cTTTAAAGGACATAGGAAATATTCATTTAGATCCAAAAGATAGGGATCGTGTTATTTATAACCCATGTGTTGTTACATACTTTCGATATTTACTATTTTTGAATGAATCGAATAAGGTTCTTATAGCGAGATCAGAGTTAAATAAGAAGGATGTGATAGAAGCTTTTCGAATAACATATCGTAAAGTGCAGAATTGGGATTTATCATTAAAATGTGATGAATTGATTAaacatttaattaaatttcaTAATGAGTGTGAAAATAATTTAGTTAAGATGATAAGAATAGgagaatataattataatccgaatgaaaaaattatcgAAATACAATATCCTGAATTATTGAATGAcccttttaaatataaaaatattattaaattacgtctacaaaattatttgggtggcaataataatatgttgaAATGGGTATCTTTTAAAATTGTCTCCAAAATTAAAATGGATTACTCAGAAGATACCttgaatattaaaaataagcaGTACAA gtcattttatttttttaacttaaaatttttatctcATTTATTCATAACAAAATTGTCAGAAAATTAA
- a CDS encoding peptidyl-prolyl cis-trans isomerase FKBP35 has protein sequence MTTEQEFEKVELTADGGVIKTILKKGDEGEENIPKKGNEVTVHYVGKLESTGKVFDSSFDRNVPFKFHLEQGEVIKGWDICVSSMRKNEKCLVRIESMYGYGDEGCGESIPGNSVLLFEIELLSFREAKKSIYDYTDEEKVQSAFDIKEEGNEFFKKNEINEAIVKYKEALDFFIHTEEWDDQILLDKKKNIEISCNLNLATCYNKNKDYPKAIDHASKVLKIDKNNVKALYKLGVANMYFGFLEEAKENLYKAASLNPNNLDIRNSYELCVNKLKEARKKDKLTFGGMFDKGPLYEEKKNSAN, from the coding sequence atgacTACCGAACAAGAATTTGAAAAAGTGGAATTAACGGCTGACGGTGGAGTTATCAAaactatattaaaaaaaggtGATGAAGGAGAAGAAAATATTCCAAAGAAAGGTAATGAGGTGACAGTACATTATGTTGGAAAATTAGAAAGCACAGGCAAAGTGTTTGATTCTTCGTTCGACAGAAATGTACCATTCAAATTTCATCTTGAGCAAGGTGAAGTTATTAAAGGTTGGGATATATGTGTAAGTTCTATGAGAAAAAATGAGAAATGCTTAGTACGTATAGAAAGTATGTATGGTTATGGTGATGAAGGATGTGGAGAAAGTATCCCAGGAAATagtgttttattatttgaaattGAATTATTAAGCTTTAGAGAAGctaaaaaaagtatatatgattatacaGACGAAGAAAAAGTACAATCAGCTTTtgatataaaagaagaaggaaatgaattttttaaaaaaaatgaaattaatgAAGCCATtgttaaatataaagaagcTCTTGacttttttattcatactGAAGAATGGGATGATCAAATATtattagataaaaaaaaaaatattgaaataaGTTGTAATCTTAATCTAGCCAcatgttataataaaaataaagactATCCAAAAGCTATTGATCATGCATCCAAAGTCTTAAaaattgataaaaataatgtaaaagCTTTATACAAATTAGGTGTTGCTAATATGTACTTTGGATTCCTTGAAGAAGCAAAAGAAAATCTTTACAAAGCTGCATCATTAAATCCAAATAATTTAGATATAAGAAATAGTTATGAATTATGTGTtaacaaattaaaagaagctagaaaaaaagataaactAACTTTTGGAGGCATGTTCGATAAAGGACCtttatatgaagaaaaaaaaaatagtgcAAATTAA
- a CDS encoding serine/threonine protein kinase, putative, whose amino-acid sequence MLKFRSICTTLIGGKVYNINGKTIREEKLISEGAYSFVYMAKDLNTNRAYTIKKTICQDKEKIDMANKEINILKSLPPHKNIVQYYGSTIISENNYKIVIMLMEYCERGNLLNIFQKNKDKIKEIHIVNILKDIITGLCFLHNQEIPIIHRDIKLENILCDKNGVYKICDFCSHSISNSFFPNDLSKSELSNLKEEIERDTTLIYRPPELIDLYSNFEISWKIDIWMVGCILYLLLFKIHPFQNNNFLSIINASFTIPYCTKYSKRIISILLMTLNKNPQKRIDTSTLLFILENYADLKKWFVHIPADIKKRVNQIFEKMNELNMNNKHTDLIEVSHEKLIDVKISSQKYETNLPKSNNNFLKFFTTSNLSGDIFKKKIEKEETKKEIKQVGNKQVSETEKEPKDKLENNPDGNKLQNDKDSGKLQNDKDSGKLQNEKDSGKLQNDKDSGKLQNDKDSGKLQNDKDSGKLQNDKVSGKLQNDKDSGKLQNDKVSGKLQNDRDGNKLQNNHIIDYTDNKMDNDKKNKSDEISENITSSGDKQNSVPDQSENQSKSHSYNLIKIQSKDTLIIDHVDRDFPSDKTNTDFSFQDTLCEFEKKCMNNSSNYSNDKKVAGDIKKDDCSVNIQVVNNNNDVCHNDMKDVNECTNLLNLDVFEYENETNDSIKKINDGDFIKQSGCDFIKQNGGDFIKPNDSNCIFADINFNNDINLNNDINLNNDINFNNDINLNNDIDFFDVIQNHDLKKKEDVLNINRNNEHDKNAITCSNEYYNLSLFYDPWNNNTKDNHFFGDDDYNVNKSSFIFNNDLFDNYELCTNNNTEKSTHHVKNNCMDINNNIFSNKNYDEHVDKKEKNISYDYNVKSHPIYSSYKNEKRCNLNDIKQNNSSKYIMSDKNDKFSELLDDFQKCTIK is encoded by the coding sequence atGTTGAAATTTCGAAGTATTTGTACTACTTTAATCGGTGGCAAGGTTTACAATATTAATGGGAAGACGATAAGAGAAGAGAAATTAATTTCTGAGGGAGCGTATTCATTTGTTTATATGGCGAAGGATTTAAACACGAATCGAGCTTATACTATAAAGAAGACCATATGTCAAGATAAAGAGAAAATAGATATGGCGAATAAAGAAATCAACATTCTTAAAAGTTTACCtccacataaaaatatagtacAATATTATGGTTCCACTATTATTTCTgagaataattataaaattgttattatgTTGATGGAGTATTGTGAGAGAggaaatttattaaatatttttcaaaaaaataaagacaaGATTAAAGAAATTCACattgtaaatattttaaaagatataattaCCGGTTTATGTTTTTTACATAATCAAGAAATCCCTATTATACATCGTGATATTAaattagaaaatattttatgtgatAAAAATggtgtatataaaatttgtGACTTCTGTTCACATTCTATATCAAATTCTTTCTTTCCAAATGATTTAAGTAAATCAGAATTATCTAATTTGAAAGAAGAAATTGAGAGAGATACcacattaatatatagacCTCCCGAATTAATTGATTTATATTCTAATTTTGAAATATCTTGGAAAATTGATATATGGATGGTTGGTTGTATTTTATATCTACTTCTTTTTAAAATCCATCcatttcaaaataataattttttatccaTTATTAATGCTAGTTTTACTATTCCATATTGTACGAAATATTCCAAAAGAATTATTTCTATTCTTCTGATGACTCTTAATAAAAATCCTCAAAAAAGAATTGATACCTCTACTCTTTTATTTATCCTTGAAAATTATGCAGACCTCAAAAAATGGTTTGTGCATATTCCCGCAGATATCAAAAAGAGGGTTAACcaaatttttgaaaaaatgaatgaacTTAACATGAATAATAAACACACTGATCTTATCGAAGTTAGTCATGAAAAGCTGATCGATGTTAAAATATCTTCACAAAAATATGAAACCAACCTTCCGAagagtaataataatttcctCAAGTTTTTTACAACCAGTAATTTGAGTGGTGatatttttaagaaaaaaatcgAAAAGGAGGAAACTAAAAAAGAAATCAAGCAAGTAGGCAACAAGCAAGTGAGCGAAACAGAAAAGGAACCAAAGGATAAATTGGAAAATAATCCAGATGGTAATAAATtacaaaatgataaagatAGTGGTAAATtacaaaatgataaagatAGTGGTAaattacaaaatgaaaaagatagtggtaaattacaaaatgataaagatAGTGGTAAATtacaaaatgataaagatAGCGGTAAATtacaaaatgataaagatAGTGGTAAATTACAAAATGATAAAGTTAGTGGTAAATtacaaaatgataaagatAGTGGTAAATTACAAAATGATAAAGTTAGTGGTAAATTACAAAATGATCGAGATGGTAataaattacaaaataatcatattattgATTATACAGATAATAAAATGGATAAcgataaaaagaataaatctGATGAAATATCAGAAAATATTACAAGTTCAGGTGATAAACAAAATTCTGTACCTGACCAGTCAGAAAATCAATCAAAAAGTCATTCAtacaatttaataaaaattcaatCGAAAGATACATTAATTATTGATCATGTAGATCGTGATTTTCCGAGTGATAAAACGAATAcagatttttcttttcaagaTACTTTATGTGAATTTGAAAAGAAGTGTATGAATAATTCTTCCAATTATTCGAATGATAAAAAGGTAGCAGGAGATATTAAAAAGGATGATTGTTCCGTAAATATTCAggttgtaaataataataatgatgtgTGTCATAATGATATGAAAGATGTTAATGAATGCACAAATTTGTTAAACCTTGATGTATTCGAATATGAGAACGAAACGAATGATtctataaagaaaataaatgatggtgattttataaaacaaaGTGGTTGCgattttataaaacaaaatggtGGTGATTTTATAAAACCAAACGATAGTAATTGTATATTCGCCGATATCAATTTCAATAACGATATCAATTTAAATAACGATATCAATTTAAATAACGATATCAATTTCAATAACGATATCAATTTAAATAACGATATCGATTTCTTTGATGTGATCCAAAAtcatgatttaaaaaaaaaggaagacgttttaaatataaatagaaataatgAGCATGATAAAAACGCAATAACTTGTAGTAacgaatattataatttgagTTTATTTTACGATCCTtggaataataatacaaaggATAATCATTTCTTTGGAgatgatgattataatgtaaataaaagttcatttatttttaataatgattTGTTCGATAATTATGAATTgtgtacaaataataatacagaaAAGAGTACTCAtcatgtaaaaaataattgtatggatataaataataacatattttctaataaaaattatgatgaacatgtagataaaaaagaaaaaaatatttcatatgattataatgTGAAGAGTCATCCaatatattcttcatataaaaatgaaaaaaggtgtaatttaaatgatataaaacaaaataatagttctaaatatattatgtcagataaaaatgataagtTTTCAGAGTTACTTGACGATTTTCAAAAATGTACGAttaaatga